One window from the genome of Nicotiana tomentosiformis chromosome 5, ASM39032v3, whole genome shotgun sequence encodes:
- the LOC104098345 gene encoding probable polyamine oxidase 5, with the protein MATKKPKVVIIGAGMAGITAANKLYTAAGSKQLLELCVVEGGNRIGGRIKTSEFGGSRIEMGATWIHGIGGSPVYKIAQDINSLESQQPWECMDEFLDEPLTIAEGGHDLNSSIVEPISNLFKKLMDFAQGKAIDDGVCSEFAQSYRSSNDNLSIGSFLRKGLDAYWGSMKDQEGIDNWSRKSLEDGIFAMLENTQRTYTSAGDLHTLDFNAESEYRMFPGKEITIAKGYSTIVESLASVLPAGLIQLGRKVTRIEWQPDDGGYHQPLDVENGDDTKPVTLHFYDGSIMYADHVIVTVSLGVLKREIRDDSGMFSPPLPSFKIQAISRLGFGVVNKLFLQLSPTKDEDGYDAMKFPYLQMVFHQSDSKLRHPKIPWWMRRTASLCPIYGSSNVLLSWFAGAEALELESLGNEEIVDGFSTMISDFLVNSKHLNKLYNGHAESCFIFDKVLKSQWGTDPLFLGSYSYVAVGSSGDDLDTMAEPLPKRTNYSCNSKGSPPLQILFAGEATHRTHYSTTHGAYFSGLREANRLLQHYHCIDI; encoded by the coding sequence ATGGCGACCAAGAAACCAAAAGTTGTGATAATAGGGGCAGGAATGGCAGGTATTACAGCAGCTAACAAGCTGTACACAGCTGCAGGCTCTAAACAATTGTTAGAGCTGTGCGTTGTGGAGGGTGGTAATAGGATTGGTGGAAGGATTAAGACCTCAGAGTTTGGTGGCAGCAGGATTGAGATGGGTGCTACTTGGATCCATGGAATTGGGGGTAGCCCTGTTTACAAGATTGCTCAGGATATTAACTCACTGGAATCACAGCAGCCTTGGGAGTGTATGGATGAGTTCTTGGATGAGCCATTGACTATTGCTGAAGGAGGACATGACCTCAATTCTTCCATTGTTGAGCCCATATCCAATCTTTTCAAGAAGCTCATGGATTTTGCTCAGGGGAAGGCTATTGACGATGGGGTGTGCAGTGAATTTGCTCAAAGTTACAGATCCTCCAATGACAATCTCAGTATTGGTTCTTTCCTAAGGAAAGGGCTTGATGCTTATTGGGGTTCAATGAAGGACCAAGAGGGAATTGATAACTGGAGCAGAAAATCACTGGAGGATGGCATTTTTGCAATGCTTGAGAACACACAAAGGACTTACACGTCAGCTGGTGATTTGCACACTCTAGATTTCAATGCAGAAAGCGAATATCGTATGTTTCCTGGGAAGGAGATAACCATTGCCAAAGGCTACTCTACTATAGTTGAATCTTTGGCATCTGTTCTGCCAGCTGGTTTGATTCAATTAGGCCGAAAGGTCACCAGAATTGAATGGCAGCCTGATGATGGTGGTTACCACCAACCATTAGATGTCGAAAATGGCGATGATACTAAGCCAGTAACGCTACATTTTTATGATGGGTCAATCATGTATGCTGATCATGTCATTGTCACAGTCTCACTTGGGGTTCTAAAACGAGAGATTCGCGATGATTCTGGTATGTTTAGTCCTCCGCTTCCTAGTTTTAAGATACAGGCAATCTCAAGGCTTGGTTTTGGTGTTGTTAACAAGCTATTCTTGCAATTAAGTCCAACCAAAGATGAAGATGGCTATGATGCCATGAAGTTCCCATACTTGCAGATGGTCTTCCATCAGTCAGACTCAAAACTAAGGCATCCAAAAATCCCCTGGTGGATGAGGAGAACAGCTTCTTTATGTCCAATCTATGGCAGCTCAAATGTTCTATTATCATGGTTTGCAGGCGCAGAAGCTCTTGAACTCGAATCTCTTGGTAATGAAGAGATAGTTGATGGGTTTTCGACAATGATCTCCGATTTCCTAGTAAACTCAAAGCATCTCAACAAGTTGTACAATGGGCATGCAGAAAGTTGTTTCATTTTTGATAAGGTTTTAAAGAGCCAATGGGGTACTGATCCACTCTTCTTGGGGTCATATAGTTATGTAGCAGTTGGATCAAGTGGAGATGATTTGGATACTATGGCTGAGCCATTGCCAAAAAGGACCAATTATAGTTGTAATTCAAAGGGTTCCCCTCCACTTCAAATTCTATTTGCAGGGGAAGCAACACATAGAACCCATTATTCAACAACTCATGGTGCTTATTTTAGTGGCCTAAGAGAAGCCAATAGGCTCCTTCAGCACTATCACTGTATTGATATATGA